From Bosea sp. NBC_00550, the proteins below share one genomic window:
- a CDS encoding ATP-binding cassette domain-containing protein, with translation MAGSVSLSGGQGDLFELEGLTFSVPGRVLLEPLTLSLPTQRVIGLIGHNGSGKSTLLKLLARQQAPSGGAIRFEGKALDAWNGRAFARKVAYLPQQTPPSSGLLVKELVALGRYPWHGALGRFGAKDREKVAEAMVLTDVERFADRLVDTLSGGERQRVWLAMLVAQDAECLLLDEPTSALDIAHQIEVLSLVHKLSADRGLGVIVVLHDVNMAARFCDEIIALHSGRMIVRGTPEDVMTSEQLARIYGVDMSVIAHPQTQRPIALPA, from the coding sequence ATGGCGGGGAGCGTTTCCTTGTCAGGCGGCCAGGGCGATCTCTTCGAGCTGGAGGGTTTGACGTTCAGCGTACCGGGCCGCGTGCTGCTGGAGCCGCTGACATTGTCGCTGCCGACGCAGCGCGTCATCGGGCTGATCGGTCATAACGGCTCGGGCAAGTCGACGCTGCTCAAGCTTCTGGCGCGCCAGCAGGCGCCCTCGGGCGGGGCGATCCGGTTCGAAGGCAAGGCGCTCGATGCCTGGAACGGCCGCGCCTTTGCGCGCAAGGTCGCCTATCTGCCGCAGCAGACGCCGCCCTCGTCCGGGCTGCTGGTCAAGGAACTCGTCGCGCTCGGCCGCTATCCCTGGCATGGCGCGCTCGGCCGCTTCGGCGCCAAGGATCGCGAGAAGGTCGCTGAAGCCATGGTGCTGACGGATGTCGAGCGCTTCGCAGACCGGCTGGTCGACACGCTTTCGGGCGGCGAGCGCCAGCGCGTCTGGCTCGCCATGCTGGTCGCCCAGGATGCCGAGTGCCTGCTCCTCGACGAGCCGACCTCGGCCCTCGACATCGCCCATCAGATCGAGGTGCTGTCTCTGGTGCACAAGCTTTCCGCTGATCGGGGGCTCGGCGTCATCGTCGTGCTGCACGACGTCAATATGGCGGCGCGATTCTGCGACGAGATCATCGCGCTGCATTCCGGCAGGATGATCGTCAGGGGAACGCCCGAGGACGTGATGACCTCCGAGCAGCTTGCCCGTATCTACGGCGTCGACATGAGCGTCATCGCCCATCCGCAGACACAGCGTCCGATCGCCCTGCCAGCCTGA
- a CDS encoding AraC family transcriptional regulator — MGFQPRMHSVREGISVIGSLKYRVWNGVVADLWQAECQAGAKGEYVSEHPRLFVVLDKVGGNFETRLNASEPGVSSRGRAHSISFMPAGVPVWGHTQQRMRIRHLDLHFDAAEVSERLGEALSPDLLTQPRIMFSNERIQTLARLIAGECAEPHGRHDLYGDGLVLAVLIDLLGVRGSAPRRRTPLASWQLKAATDYITQHAAGTIRLQDLAELVGLSQSHFSHAFKASTGLPPHQWQLKARIERGQRLLAAGDRSLTEVAVEAGFSDQAHFTRVFRRMVGETPAAWRRGTVQGSALLG; from the coding sequence ATGGGTTTCCAGCCACGCATGCATTCGGTCCGCGAAGGCATCAGCGTGATCGGCTCGCTCAAATACCGCGTCTGGAACGGCGTCGTCGCCGATCTCTGGCAGGCGGAATGCCAGGCCGGGGCGAAAGGCGAGTATGTCTCGGAGCATCCGCGCCTGTTCGTGGTGCTCGACAAGGTCGGGGGCAATTTCGAGACGCGGCTGAACGCATCGGAGCCCGGCGTCTCCAGCCGGGGGCGGGCGCATTCGATCAGCTTCATGCCGGCCGGCGTGCCGGTCTGGGGGCACACGCAGCAGCGCATGCGCATCCGCCATCTCGATCTGCATTTCGATGCGGCCGAGGTGAGCGAGCGCCTCGGGGAGGCCCTGTCGCCCGACCTGCTGACGCAGCCGCGGATCATGTTCTCGAACGAGCGTATCCAGACGCTGGCCCGGCTCATCGCGGGCGAATGCGCCGAACCCCATGGGCGGCACGATCTCTATGGCGACGGGCTGGTTCTGGCCGTGCTGATCGATCTGCTGGGCGTGCGCGGCAGCGCGCCGCGCCGCAGGACCCCGTTGGCGAGCTGGCAGCTCAAGGCGGCGACCGACTACATCACCCAGCATGCGGCGGGCACGATCCGCCTGCAGGACCTCGCCGAGCTCGTCGGCCTGTCGCAATCGCATTTCAGCCACGCCTTCAAGGCCTCGACCGGGCTGCCGCCGCATCAGTGGCAGCTCAAGGCCAGGATCGAGCGCGGCCAGCGCCTGCTTGCTGCCGGCGACAGGTCGCTGACGGAGGTGGCGGTGGAAGCAGGCTTTTCCGACCAGGCACATTTCACCCGCGTCTTCCGGCGCATGGTCGGCGAGACGCCGGCCGCGTGGCGGCGCGGCACGGTGCAGGGCTCGGCGCTGCTCGGCTGA
- a CDS encoding ABC transporter ATP-binding protein, with amino-acid sequence MDLIKRFAAYYRPHRGLFLLDFCCAVAAGLLELAFPVAVTLFIDRLLPTGEIGMIAIAGAVLFVAYLASAGLQVVVTYWGHMLGIGIETEMRAKAFDHLQKLSFGFFDNQKTGHLVARLTKDLEEIGEVAHHGPEDLFIAVMTLIGAFALMMWVHAPLAIITALVVPLTAFVTIRYGSRMTTNWHALYGRVGDFNARIEENVGGIRVVQAFANEDHERRLFAESNRHYRDTKLQAYKLMAASTSLSYLSMRFVQVVVMLAGGWFVVRGELSAGGFVGFLLLVGVFFRPVDKINAVIESYPKGIAGFQRYLAFLETRPDVADRPGANPIQRLKGDIAYRDVRFGYSAERPVFADLSLDIRAGETIAFVGPSGAGKTTICSLLPRFYEVSGGAILIDGIDIRDMTLKSLRSNIGIVQQDVFLFAGSIRDNIAYGRLDATEDEIVEAARRARLDGVIAALPQGLDTVIGERGVKLSGGQKQRLAIARIFLKNPPILILDEATSALDTETEKAIQQSLAELSRGRTTLVIAHRLATIANADRIVVVENGHVVEQGSHAQLLARKDGRYRSLHGAQAAQSAPPSSPAVA; translated from the coding sequence ATGGATCTGATCAAGCGGTTCGCCGCCTATTATCGGCCGCATCGTGGCCTTTTCCTGCTGGATTTCTGCTGCGCGGTCGCGGCCGGCCTGCTCGAACTCGCTTTTCCTGTCGCGGTGACGCTGTTCATCGACCGGCTGCTGCCGACCGGCGAGATCGGCATGATCGCCATCGCCGGTGCCGTCCTGTTCGTCGCGTATCTGGCCAGCGCGGGCCTTCAGGTCGTGGTCACCTATTGGGGCCACATGCTCGGCATCGGCATCGAGACCGAGATGCGCGCCAAGGCCTTCGACCACCTCCAGAAGCTCTCCTTCGGCTTCTTCGACAACCAGAAGACCGGCCATCTCGTGGCACGGCTGACCAAGGATCTCGAGGAGATCGGCGAGGTCGCCCATCACGGCCCGGAAGACCTGTTCATCGCGGTGATGACGCTGATCGGCGCCTTCGCGCTGATGATGTGGGTGCACGCCCCGCTCGCCATCATCACCGCGCTCGTCGTGCCGCTCACGGCGTTCGTCACTATCCGCTACGGCAGCCGCATGACCACGAACTGGCACGCGCTCTACGGCCGGGTCGGGGACTTCAACGCCCGCATCGAAGAGAATGTCGGCGGCATCCGCGTCGTCCAGGCCTTCGCCAACGAGGATCACGAGCGCCGGCTCTTCGCCGAGAGCAACCGCCATTACCGTGACACCAAGCTCCAGGCCTACAAGCTGATGGCGGCGTCGACCTCGCTCTCCTATCTCTCGATGCGCTTCGTGCAGGTCGTGGTGATGCTGGCGGGCGGGTGGTTCGTGGTGCGCGGCGAGCTGTCGGCGGGTGGCTTCGTCGGCTTCCTGCTGCTGGTCGGCGTGTTCTTCCGCCCGGTCGACAAGATCAACGCGGTGATCGAGAGCTATCCGAAGGGCATCGCCGGCTTCCAGCGCTATCTCGCCTTCCTCGAAACACGGCCGGATGTCGCCGATCGGCCCGGCGCCAATCCGATCCAGCGGCTGAAGGGCGACATCGCCTATCGCGACGTACGGTTCGGGTACAGTGCGGAGAGGCCGGTCTTCGCCGATCTCAGCCTCGATATCCGCGCCGGCGAGACGATCGCTTTCGTCGGTCCCTCCGGCGCGGGCAAGACCACGATCTGCTCGCTGCTGCCGCGCTTCTACGAGGTCTCGGGCGGCGCGATCCTGATCGACGGCATCGACATCCGCGACATGACGCTGAAGTCGCTGCGTTCCAATATCGGCATCGTGCAGCAGGACGTCTTCCTGTTCGCCGGCTCGATCCGCGACAACATCGCCTATGGCCGGCTGGACGCGACCGAGGATGAGATCGTCGAGGCGGCCCGCCGCGCCCGGCTCGACGGCGTGATCGCGGCGCTGCCGCAGGGCCTCGACACGGTGATCGGCGAGCGCGGCGTCAAGCTCTCCGGCGGCCAGAAGCAGCGCCTCGCCATCGCCCGCATCTTCCTGAAGAACCCGCCGATCCTGATCCTCGACGAGGCGACCTCGGCGCTCGACACCGAGACCGAGAAGGCGATCCAGCAATCGCTGGCGGAACTCTCGCGCGGCCGGACCACGCTGGTGATCGCGCACCGGCTCGCCACCATCGCCAATGCCGATCGGATCGTCGTGGTCGAGAACGGGCACGTCGTCGAGCAGGGCAGCCACGCCCAGCTGCTCGCCCGCAAGGACGGGCGCTATCGCAGCCTGCATGGTGCGCAGGCCGCCCAGAGCGCTCCGCCCTCAAGCCCCGCGGTCGCCTGA